The nucleotide window ACGGATCACGAGCACGGTTCCTGCTCATTCTTGAGAAAAGATCGTTCAGTGACGAACAGTTCCAGGAGACAGCTGTAGAATCATTCCAATAAATAGGGAGGTAGTCGATGAAATCAGCATGGTCAATAGCGGCAATACTTGTTCTGGTCGCAGGTCTTACCTGTGCAGCGCACGCGAAGGAGAATCAGAAAGGCGACAGACCCGGCGGCGCAGTCGTCGAGGCGTCGAGCATAACGGCAACGGTGGAGTCAATCGACTATAAGGCCCGCACCGTGACCCTCAGGGGGCCGCATGGTGACCTTGTCAGTTTGAAGGTCGGAGAGGAGGCGAGGAATTTCAATCAGGTGAAAAAGGGCGACAAGGTCACGTTCGACTATTATGAGTCGGTCGCAATTGACATCCAGAAGTCTACAGGAGAACCGAAGGCCGAAGAAACGCAATCCTTGACCCGGGCAAAACCCGGAGCAAGGCCGGGAGGCACCATCGAGACCACGGGGCACATGACGGCGAGGGTCGAAGATATTGATTACCAGTCGCGGATGGTCACGCTCAAGATGCCGCAGGGTGACACCATGAGCCTTAAGGTAGGCGACCAGGTGAAGAGGTTCAACGAAATCAAGAAAGGCGATGAGGTTGTTGTGCGGTATACCCAGGCAGTTGCGATCTCCGTGCATACACCATAGCCGCTGCCTTGCCTTGTTTCGTGCTGCACAAGGGGAGGAAAATAAGGAAAGGTGAAAGATCGCGACTTTATGTTGACGTCCAAAACAGAAAGGAGAAAATATCATGAAAAGGTTTAATGCTTACGGATGGTTAATGGCAGTGCTCGGTTTGGTACTTCTGGTTTGCAGTTGTGCCTCCTATTACAAGGTGACGGACCCGCAAACCGGCAGTGTGTATTACACGGAAAAAGTTGATCAACTGACCGGTGGTGCGGTGAAACTGAAGGACGCACGGAGCGGCAGTTTGGTCACAATTCAGAATTCAGAAGTGAAGGAGATCAGCAGCACAGAGTATAAGGCAGGCCTGACTGCCCCGGTAGCCAAGCCGGTAGCAGCTCCCGTCGCAGCACCAGCTCCGGCAGCAACTCCAGCCCCGGCACCAGAGCCTGCAGCAGCACCCGCTCCGGCACCGGCCGCAGAGCCGAGTTCAGCTCCAAGCGGTACGAAATAACTTCATAGCCCCGCCCCGATTTGAACTCGGGGGCGGGGAATGTCATACGACTTATTGGGAAGAAAGCTGCGTCTCTGGTACGACACGCCTGAGGCACGCCAATGCCGGTCCGCAACAGGTACTGCAGCGGAGGAGACAGGCTGTGAAATACTGTTCCTTCAAACAGTTTCTGGAGCGCCGGGCAATGGGTTCCTCCAGCATCAGCCTTGTCCGGATCCTGGTTTATTTTGCGCTCCTCAGTACGGCTTCAGCAGGGGAGGTCCAGGGGCCGGCTGCAAAGGACCTCGAAGGAATAACGATCCACTCAGCATGGTTCCCTTCGGGGACCGTTACGCTCAAGAACGGCGAATATCGCGGTCCTGCTGCGCCGGGGTCCGTCACCGAGACGGTCGTGAGATTGACGGACCGACGTGCTTTCGGACCAATGAACGGGAAGGACTCCGCAGCAATCATTTTCGCGACGGACACCGGCGGCAGCGGCATGTTCTATGATCTGGCGCTGATCGTCAAGGGATCAGGAGGATGGGTATATGCCGATGCCACTCTCCTGGGCGACAGGATCAAGGTGCATTCCGTAGGCATCAAGGGCAATGAGATAATCGTAAGCATGTCCGCCCATGGCCCCGGTGACGCGATGTGTTGCCCCACCCGCGAGGTGACACGCCTTTTCCTGGTCCAGGCGGACCATCTTGTAGCGGAGCGCGATGCACGACCAGGCTCGCAGGACCCGGGGATCATTGGCGTTGTCTGGCAGTGGGTCCAGACACGGTATCATAACGACATCATGCTGAACCGTCCGGCCGATTCGACCGGTTACACGCTTCAGCTGAACTCCGATGGAACGGTCAGGGTCCGGGGAGACTGCAATGCAGGCGGGGGAGCCTTCACGATGACCGGCAGTATACTCTCCGTCAGAATCACCCATACGACCATGGCCGCCTGTCCTGAGGGTTCACTGGAAAGTCCCTTCGTTCGTGACCTCAATAGGGCAGCCGGGTTCCTTCTTAAAAACCGTGTTCTCTTTCTTGAGCTGGAAAACGATACCGGTACCATGGAGTTTCATGAAAAGCAAAAGAATGAAAAATAGACAGTTCATTTCTCATAACATAAGTTAATGTGTTTGGTTCAGAGAGACGCTGATAAGCGCGTGACAGCGTCGCGTCTTGAAAAGGGCATTCGACTCGGGCCGGAGGTGATCCACGGGAGGGAGGTCATGACCGCAGGGGAATCTTCACAATCACCTCCATCAAGGAGAAAGAAACAGCCGGGCAGGAGCCTGAAACGCATCGGATCGGTTACTGCCGCAATCGCCGTTCTGTACCTCCTGCTGCTCATTCCCTTCGACGATCGCGATCACGTCCCCGCCGTGGGCGGGCGGGCGGTGAAGCAGCCCTTTGTATGGGACCAGGACGAATACTGGGAGGCCCTGGAGGCCACATATCGAACGCTGAAGCAGGGGGGCTGTACGAGCGCCGTGCCGGCCCTGTCTTCGAAGTTCCAGAAAGCAAAAAGGATCCTGCACGAGATCGATGAAGCACGGACCTATCCCGACGATCCGGTATACCGCGAGCTCGAAGCAGTGGTGTTCGAGATGGGCACTGTGGTCGGCGCCTGCAATAGGCAGGTAACGGACTACCTCGGGTTGATCGCCGACATGCGTACCATTATCAAGAAACGGTCGGCAGACTGGGACATGAATTCCGCATCAACACGAATTACCCTGTACCGGCTTCTGTACGGCTCACGTGCCGCGGCCGAGGAGGTCATCCTGCAAACACCGGCGGGAACGGTGCCGAAGCTTGTTCCGGGAAAGGATGAGCCCGCCCGGACGCCCTGGGCGGACGTCCGCAATGTGCGCATCCACAGCGGCGACATTCTGGTGTCCCGCGGGGGTGCGCCCACATCGGCGCTCATTGCGAGGGGCAGCGATTACCCCGGCAACTTCTCGCACATCGCCTTCGTCTACGTGGATCCCGCAACGCGCACACCCTACATCGTGGAATCCCATATTGAACGGGGTGTCGTCGTTTCTACCGTGGAGCAGTATCTCGAGGACAAGAAACTGCGCGTCATGCTGCTGCGGCTGCGGAAAGACCTGCCGCAACTCACGAAGGACCCGATGATCCCGCATAAGGCCGCCGAGATTGCGTATAACAATGCAACGAAGAAGCATATCCCCTATGATTTCGAGATGAACTATCGCGAGCACTCGAAGCTGTTTTGTTCCGAAGTCGCTTCCGCCGCGTACGAGACCTTCGGCGTTAAACTCTGGATGGGGATATCCCATCTTTCTTCGCCCGGCCTTCAGCGATGGCTGAGCGATTTCGGCGTCCGATACTTCGAGACGCAGGAGCCGTCGGACCTCGAGTATGATCCCCAGCTCGTCGTCGTCGCGGAGTGGCGCGATCCCGAAACGCTCAAGAAAGACCATTATGACAATGCCGTGACAGAAGTGATGCTCGCGGGGGCTGAAGAAGGAGATGAGCTTTCGTATCAGTGGTACCTGTTGCCAGTGGTCAGGCTCGCAAAAGCGTACAGCGTGGTCCTGAACCTTATGGGGAAGGCAGGGCCGGTCCCGGAAGGCATGACATCTACTTCGGCGCTGCGGAACGTCTGGTATTCGGACAAGCACGAAACTATGCTGGTGCGGCTCTCGGCCAAGGCCGCGCAGTTCAACCGCGAACAGGGCTACGCTCCTCCCTACTGGGAGCTCGTCAATCTCGCGCGTTCCGCAAAGACCGAGATAGAACGGGAACAGCCGCGCTGGAGGAAGCGCAGTGTATTGCATGGCAACTGACAGAGCCCGGCATTCACTGCAGGGACCTCGCGGTATACCCGGTCCCGCTCAAAGGCCGTTGTTACCCGCTATTTCACCCGTGCAAGGAGGAACATACCCATGAAACGATCATGCATTTGTTTGATCACGATCCTGGCGCTCTGCATGATGTCCGTCACAACCGGCTGCACTGCCTTCCGGGTGAAACAGGACATCTGGCGGGTCGAGAGGGCTGTCGAGATCCGCGGCGAGGTCACCGGGGCGGACAAGGGAAAACCCGTCATCGTCGTGCTGGTCCGGGACGACGGGAGGAAGAAGGTGATCCGGAACTATTCCGTACGATATGGACCGGGGTCCTTTCGCTTCCTGCTGACGCCGGGCTCAGCCTATCTCTTTGCTTTCGAGGACCGGAACGGGGACCTGCACTACCAGAAGGGCGAACGGGCCGCATGGTTCGGCGGCACCACACCCCAGAAGATCACCCTGAAGGACGGAGAGATAAGCGAAGGACTGGTCATCAAGCTGTCCATGGACGTTCCCGAGGGGACCGATGAGGTGGTTCGACCTGAGAAAACGGAGGAAGAGGCGACGCTTGGGCGGGTCAAGGTCAGCCGCGGCCAGGTCGTGAGCCTCGATGACCCGCGGTTCACGGAAGACAAAGGCAAGGAGGGCCTGTGGCAGCCGGTGCACTCCGCCATCCTGAACGGATACGGCCTCTACTTCCTCGGGCCCTATGACCCGGCCAGGGTCCCGGTGGTCTTTGTGCATGGCGTCGGCGGCT belongs to Nitrospirota bacterium and includes:
- a CDS encoding META domain-containing protein; protein product: MKYCSFKQFLERRAMGSSSISLVRILVYFALLSTASAGEVQGPAAKDLEGITIHSAWFPSGTVTLKNGEYRGPAAPGSVTETVVRLTDRRAFGPMNGKDSAAIIFATDTGGSGMFYDLALIVKGSGGWVYADATLLGDRIKVHSVGIKGNEIIVSMSAHGPGDAMCCPTREVTRLFLVQADHLVAERDARPGSQDPGIIGVVWQWVQTRYHNDIMLNRPADSTGYTLQLNSDGTVRVRGDCNAGGGAFTMTGSILSVRITHTTMAACPEGSLESPFVRDLNRAAGFLLKNRVLFLELENDTGTMEFHEKQKNEK
- a CDS encoding YiiX/YebB-like N1pC/P60 family cysteine hydrolase; the protein is MTAGESSQSPPSRRKKQPGRSLKRIGSVTAAIAVLYLLLLIPFDDRDHVPAVGGRAVKQPFVWDQDEYWEALEATYRTLKQGGCTSAVPALSSKFQKAKRILHEIDEARTYPDDPVYRELEAVVFEMGTVVGACNRQVTDYLGLIADMRTIIKKRSADWDMNSASTRITLYRLLYGSRAAAEEVILQTPAGTVPKLVPGKDEPARTPWADVRNVRIHSGDILVSRGGAPTSALIARGSDYPGNFSHIAFVYVDPATRTPYIVESHIERGVVVSTVEQYLEDKKLRVMLLRLRKDLPQLTKDPMIPHKAAEIAYNNATKKHIPYDFEMNYREHSKLFCSEVASAAYETFGVKLWMGISHLSSPGLQRWLSDFGVRYFETQEPSDLEYDPQLVVVAEWRDPETLKKDHYDNAVTEVMLAGAEEGDELSYQWYLLPVVRLAKAYSVVLNLMGKAGPVPEGMTSTSALRNVWYSDKHETMLVRLSAKAAQFNREQGYAPPYWELVNLARSAKTEIEREQPRWRKRSVLHGN
- a CDS encoding alpha/beta fold hydrolase gives rise to the protein MKRSCICLITILALCMMSVTTGCTAFRVKQDIWRVERAVEIRGEVTGADKGKPVIVVLVRDDGRKKVIRNYSVRYGPGSFRFLLTPGSAYLFAFEDRNGDLHYQKGERAAWFGGTTPQKITLKDGEISEGLVIKLSMDVPEGTDEVVRPEKTEEEATLGRVKVSRGQVVSLDDPRFTEDKGKEGLWQPVHSAILNGYGLYFLGPYDPARVPVVFVHGVGGYAQEFRTIIEHLDKTKFQPWVFQYPSGLGLDVLGNELVQAIVELYAKYRFDRLVIVAHSMGGLVSRAAVNQIVNQYPNHPIKLFVSISTPWDGVDTARLGVDYSPVVVPAWKDVVPESPFLQGLFERPLSPSVPYYLMFGVVGGDGTDGSVPLTSVISLHAQDDAIRIYGYPETHTSILRSSAMIERLNTLLRQKAL